The nucleotide window TCCCTTTAAAGCTGTCAGAAGCAGCCCGAAGTTTGGACGGCTTTACACTAATATTCTTCAAATCTGTCAGAAGCATTATTAGATTCAGCCAACCAACAGTGTGAATCAGTATGACATATTTAAAGTTGTAAATTGAAAAACGATTTCCTAAAACCGTATGATTCTCAGCTTTTTTTACTATATTCTAAGAATTAACAAAACCTTTTCTTTTGATTTTTAATTAAATGTTATATACTATAAATTAATAAGGATAACACATTAAAAAAATCCTTGATAATGTTACATATTAATTATTGGGGGTACGTTGGTGGTGAGTTCTATTAAACTAACAAAACGGCAGGAAGAAATCGTCCAAATTGTCAAGGAGGATGGCCCGATAACTGGTGAACAGATAGCTGAAAAGCTGAAGTTGACACGGGCAACTCTCCGTCCAGACTTAGCGATCCTGACGATGGCGGGAAGCCTCGAGGCAAGGCCGAGGGTCGGCTATTTTTTCAATAAGGAAAGGGAGAGACTGTTTGAATCCACAGAATTTCTTAATCTTAAAGTCAATGACTATAAAGGCCATCCGATTGTCGTTCAAAAATCAACTTCTGTTTATGATGCGATTGTGCAGATGTTCCTAGAAGATGTTGGGACGCTGTATGCTGTTGATTCTGAAAGTTGCCTTGCTGGAGTCATTTCAAGGAAAGACCTGTTAAGGGCTGCAATCGGAAACAAGAATCTGGAGGACCTTCCTGTAAGCGTCATCATGACGAGAATGCCAAATATTATTACGGTGAACCCTGAGGAAACTTTGGTCCAGGCTGCAAAAAAGCTAGTAACAAACAGAATAGATTCTCTCCCTGTCGTCCGAGAACTCAAGCATAAACCCGACTCATATGAAGTCATTGGACGAATAACGAAAACAACCATTACCAAGGTTTATCTAGAAATCGCAGAGCAAAAAAATGTCTAGGAAGTGAGCGTATTTGGATATGAAGGAAGTTGTGTACGTGGTATCTGATTCAGTCGGGGAAACGGCGGAATTTGTAGTAAAGGCTGTAGCGACACAGTTTAACGGCGGCCAGGTTGATATCAGAAGAAATTCATATGTTGAGGACGAGGAAGATATTGAAGATGTCATCATGGTTGCAAAGCAAGTGCGTTCAATAATTGCTTATACCATCGTCGTTCCAGCACTCAAGGCTTATCTTGATAAAAGGGCTCAAGAGGAAGGAATCTATGCGGTTGACTTACTGAATCCGCTGATGAATGCCTTTGAAAAGAAGTTCAATAAAGAGCCTAACCATCGACCTGGAATGATGCGAAAGCTGGATGATGAATACTTCCGTAAGATTGAAGCGATTGAGTTTGCTGTCAAATACGATGATGGCAGAGATCCACGCGGTATTTTAAGATCGGATATCGTACTGGTAGGTGTTTCACGTACTTCAAAAACACCTTTATCGATGTATCTTGCTCACAAACGTTACAAGGTAGCCAATGTCCCAATTGTTCCCGAGGTAAAGCCCCCGGATGAGTTGTTTCAGGTACCGAGAGGCAAATGTGTGGGCCTAATCATCTCTCCTGATAAGCTGAACGAAATCAGGACTGAAAGGCTGAAAGCGCTTGGACTTGGTGCGAGGGCAAATTATGCAAGCTACGAACGAATCCTCGAAGAACTGGATTATGCAGAGAAAATCATGAAGCGTGTTGGCTGCCCTGTGATCAATGTTTCCAACAAGGCGATCGAAGAAACGGCAGGATTAATACTCGATATTTTAAAAAGTGAGAGGAGTTTTGGCTGATGTCTAAATTTGTTTATCTTTTTAATGAAGGAAATAGCGGAATGAAGGAAATTCTGGGAGGTAAAGGAGCGAACCTCGCCGAAATGACACGTATCGGACTCCCGGTACCTTTCGGATTCACAATTTCTACGGAAGCATGTAATGCATATTATGATGCTGACAAAACTATCCCGGCAGAAGTACAGGCTCAAGTGCTTGAAGCACTGGGAGAGATTGAAGAGAAATCAGGCAAAAAGCTTGGTAACCCTGAGAACCCACTGCTGGTCTCTGTGCGATCTGGGGCAGTGTTCTCGATGCCTGGAATGATGGACACTATCCTCAATCTTGGAATGAACGACGAAACAGTTGAAGGGATGGCAACGCTTACGAATAATCCTAGATTTGCTTACGATTCATACCGCCGTTTTATCCAAATGTTCAGTGATGTCGTCCTGGATGTTGACACGTTCTTCTTTGAACGCTTGCTAGAAGAAACCAGGGAAAAGAAGGGCTATGAAACAGATCCGGAAATGACAGCAGAGGACTGGAAGGAAGTCATCGAAGGCTATAAGAATATCGTGACAAAACATACTAGAAAGCCTTTCCCGCAGGATCCAAAGGAACAGTTATTCCTTTCCATCAACGCTGTATTTGATTCCTGGAACAACCAGCGTGCAATTGTATACCGCCGTTTGAATAAAATACCTTCACATCTCGGAACTGCTGTAAATATCCAGAGCATGGTATTCGGGAACATGGGTGATGATTCCGGGACTGGTGTAGCATTTACTCGTGACCCATCCACTGGAGAAAGCATACTGTACGGTGAATACTTAATCAATGCCCAGGGTGAAGATGTCGTGGCAGGCATCAGGACTCCTCAGCCCATCCAAACCTTGAAAGAAGAAATGCCTGCTGTTTACCAGCAATTCGTTGAAACTTGCAATCGCCTTGAGCAGCATTACGAGGATATGCAGGATATTGAATTCACAGTCGAGCGCGGGGAGTTATTTATCCTTCAGACTCGTACTGGAAAACGTACTGCTCAAGCTGCAATTCGCATCGCCACAGAACTCGTAAAGGAAGGGATCATTGATAAGAAGACTGCGCTGCTTCGCGTGGATCCAGAACAATTGGATCAGCTTCTGCACAGACGTATTGATGAGGATTTCGAGCGCAATCAGCTGGCAAAAGGATTGCCTGCTTCACCAGGTGCTGCTACCGGTAAAGTAGTTTTTGATGCGGATGAGGCAGAACTGCTAGCGAATGATGGTCAAAAGGTCATTCTTGTACGACCTGAAACAACCCCAGATGATATCCATGGAATCATCGCTGCACAGGCTGTCGTTACGAGCCGCGGCGGAATGACAAGTCACGCTGCTGTAGTAGCTCGGGGTATGGGGAAAGCCTGTATATGTGGCTGTGAAGCAATGAAAATTGATCTTCATGAAAAGCAGTTCCGTGTTGGCGAAGTGGTAGTAAAACATAGTGATATCATTACAATTGACGGTGGAACTGGTGAGATAATGCTTGGTGAAATCCCAATGATCGAACCCGAGCTTTCTAAAGAGTTCCAGCTATTGCTTGCATGGGCAGATGAAGAACGTAAAATTGGAGTCCGCGCCAACGCAGATAATCCAGAGGATTC belongs to Mesobacillus subterraneus and includes:
- a CDS encoding pyruvate, water dikinase regulatory protein — translated: MDMKEVVYVVSDSVGETAEFVVKAVATQFNGGQVDIRRNSYVEDEEDIEDVIMVAKQVRSIIAYTIVVPALKAYLDKRAQEEGIYAVDLLNPLMNAFEKKFNKEPNHRPGMMRKLDDEYFRKIEAIEFAVKYDDGRDPRGILRSDIVLVGVSRTSKTPLSMYLAHKRYKVANVPIVPEVKPPDELFQVPRGKCVGLIISPDKLNEIRTERLKALGLGARANYASYERILEELDYAEKIMKRVGCPVINVSNKAIEETAGLILDILKSERSFG
- the ppdK gene encoding pyruvate, phosphate dikinase, whose amino-acid sequence is MSKFVYLFNEGNSGMKEILGGKGANLAEMTRIGLPVPFGFTISTEACNAYYDADKTIPAEVQAQVLEALGEIEEKSGKKLGNPENPLLVSVRSGAVFSMPGMMDTILNLGMNDETVEGMATLTNNPRFAYDSYRRFIQMFSDVVLDVDTFFFERLLEETREKKGYETDPEMTAEDWKEVIEGYKNIVTKHTRKPFPQDPKEQLFLSINAVFDSWNNQRAIVYRRLNKIPSHLGTAVNIQSMVFGNMGDDSGTGVAFTRDPSTGESILYGEYLINAQGEDVVAGIRTPQPIQTLKEEMPAVYQQFVETCNRLEQHYEDMQDIEFTVERGELFILQTRTGKRTAQAAIRIATELVKEGIIDKKTALLRVDPEQLDQLLHRRIDEDFERNQLAKGLPASPGAATGKVVFDADEAELLANDGQKVILVRPETTPDDIHGIIAAQAVVTSRGGMTSHAAVVARGMGKACICGCEAMKIDLHEKQFRVGEVVVKHSDIITIDGGTGEIMLGEIPMIEPELSKEFQLLLAWADEERKIGVRANADNPEDSAKALEFGAGGIGLCRTEHMFMDAARVPIVQKMILAETYDERNAALDELLPMQQGDFEGILEVMQGLPVTIRLLDPPLHEFLPDKEELIIEITKLQIQDPDSKELKEKQALLKKVRQLDEFNPMLGHRGCRLGMIHPEIYEMQARAIFYAVVNLAYKGIDAQPEIMIPLVGHVNELKEMRELVNAAAQSIREETGKDFQYTVGTMIEIPRAALTADQIAEEADFFSFGTNDLTQTTFGYSRDDAEGKFLQAYIEQKVLPENPFAVLDREGVGKLVETGVELGRKTKPGLKTGICGEHGGEKSSIEFCYNAGLDYVSCSPYRVPLARLAAAQATIRHERKNEKEAVIAK
- a CDS encoding helix-turn-helix transcriptional regulator — translated: MSSIKLTKRQEEIVQIVKEDGPITGEQIAEKLKLTRATLRPDLAILTMAGSLEARPRVGYFFNKERERLFESTEFLNLKVNDYKGHPIVVQKSTSVYDAIVQMFLEDVGTLYAVDSESCLAGVISRKDLLRAAIGNKNLEDLPVSVIMTRMPNIITVNPEETLVQAAKKLVTNRIDSLPVVRELKHKPDSYEVIGRITKTTITKVYLEIAEQKNV